Genomic segment of Primulina tabacum isolate GXHZ01 chromosome 11, ASM2559414v2, whole genome shotgun sequence:
tcgtacatcactggcaaatctgccaatgctagactcgacttcagtatgtctactgaatacataaggataccatctgttcctttctgtatcgatcgagtcatagacaacacacagatatcaaaggaattctgaatctagaatccttaccgtgaaatctttactcatcagccatatctggtctgaatcttatactctcctgaaagaaatctataatagttctgtacttgttcagcatattaatgtcaataatgcaatcaaatcagaaaacacaagtacatcataatttaactcgatctcattctcatcttactgtagtatacaatatgtcacagaaatctctgatatcaatttttctttcccagaaggtacaaaaattaatactaCAGCAATACAGACCCTACAGATATCATatgtatcaatgcaactcagtcaaagataatcatagGAATGCAtcaatatatatcaatacatatgcaatataatcataaagtaacagtacctgccactatatcatcaagtgtgctctgggtctgttcctcgatcaccacAACCAGATGGTCCAGCTCCCTGAAATTtacgggaacctctctgtggacagactctcgcaaagtgtcccggctgtcggcagatacgacaactaccagtcactccctggcattgctctgtggaatgtctccctccgcaaatcctgcaatacactccagcataacttgggctggaaccactggagctagttgaaccgctcagtccgctccctaacttcttgaatggtttctttcgagctttcaacaaatcttgctttccactcgtgctgccgcgatcaaatcggagaggggattgttgtgtctggggttgcatcgcacacaccctttttagttgtctaatcagactcgcctccgctctcttcgctttactcaaggcatcagcaaaatgataaggtcgctgcatattcatcaatgcaactatctccgagttcaatcctctgatgaactgatccgctacagctttaTCATTCCCAATTATATTAGGAGCAAAAcacagtagagtagagaatttagcaacatattcttcaatatccagttgaccttgtctcaaattctcaaactttgCTTTCtagtcctctcggtacgaaactgagaaaaatcttcgataaaattcagttctgaatatttcccacgaaatcactgtacctctctgttctagcattcttttacttgtaattcaccaactcctggcagtctctcgtaactggtgaaatatcagtttaattctctgctcatctgaataatcaagtaaatcaaacagtatttctatgtcatcaaaccagttctcacactcttcagacgtctcgataccactcagaatcggcggctgaaataactgaaactcttccaactgtatttccatctgagtttctgatacatctatctgttcagtcgaagtactacccctttctgggaTTCTCCGTGGAGgcatatctgcttatcaaaacattagtactcaaatactacaaatctgttcccaTCTTTCTCTAATCATCTTACTgttgatcatgaatcagatctgattcatactcaataatacataataccaactcaaatcagataatcaggtaaccatgtatttcaaagcagtaaaacataatctcatgctagcatacacaatgtaaatcaacattaaaataaatctcatgctagcaatcacatgcaaggaaagaaaactcaatctaccccgctcattctcttatatctcagtctaaaggatctatcgctctgataccacctgttgtggggacccggacgctaatcatgttcttaatcataattgggactaattaatcaattataaaacatggtctaaatttttttttaaaaatgcggaacgtagtgaaataaaacatatatacatctcagtataaaagtacaagtcctgtactacatacatttattcaactaaggtttaacagctaatatcaagtgtccaaccctatctctaatccaagtccggagcctccactctaatcacgatctctcttcatcttctcaaccctgaacctgtcccacctgttgtcatgcacacatacaaaacaagacaacagccggataactccggtgagaataaatcccagtataaacaatgtaaacatgcaatcatataaaaacatatacaaaagcatataacaaatatcattcacatgcagccaatcagtaaacatgaatgatataaaactgtaaatcaactagtcatcacagactcgactcaaacaacgcgtcgtctcagactcgactcaactctaacctaggtatcccaatgtctggatattgataattatatcgaatctcagtcgataggaatgaatcaaccctaaacggcatcgatataatccatatatccagtgtctgggcgaaacagccgcagaattgacgaatcagtcaagaattaagcgaatcagccaataactagacgaatcagccagtaattaagcgaatcagccaataactagatgAATCAGTCGGTGACTTGGCGAATTagccaatgactagcgaatcagcagtcaatacatgcggtggctataaatcaatagtcTACAaccatcaatctcatcaattacaaatatcaatgcaataaactaagtatgtgatttaggaaaactcgagtcaaacctcactcgagttgtgcaatcccaactcaacattaatttatacatttctttctgatactctgactctgtcaaagtctcgaactcaaagcctgtcaatactcaatctgacaataacaatatcgagggtacggtatcaatacaccactcaatcaatactggatataatcagaattcaatcaaattctggtTCAATGACATAacatcataatctcaatatatccagccataccatatcagtcagatatcaattctaacatcttatACTCGATAATCACTCAATCTTGATATCAATTCTTACTCAACTTtactctaaaaatcataacaatttcatatgttATCTGTTCCTCagtctggtttcgattatacgatgtctaacatgacaagaagatgatatatgaatcatatcatattctgacaataccataatttcaaatcatatcaaaacgtagcaaaacttacgtccagttgtagcctacgtcgataggaactcaataccgaagtcggataggaactcaatacctcgcgcatatgcgcaccccttctcgcgtatatgcgcgaggtgttctgtcctcgcgaaggatttttcgcttgtacaggctcgcgcatatgcgcgactcacttcgcgcatatgcgcgaggtcctctgcccatgtcgcgcatatgcgcacatctgtgccgcgcatatgcgcgagggctactgttcctcgcacattttcatgcattatctcgtctttcccggtccgatcctttccgtctataatcatatcaattatccctaaatcatttcagattaataggataaaattctcgggccttacaaattTTTACCCTAGTGTTAACATATTTTATCGTTATATATCATTTGTATTGATCGTGTTGTGTTTGGATTGattatgtgatttgtttgtttgcCGAAATAAAATAGAAAACAAAACCACATATATcacaaaaatggttatttttcaattttttattgttgagatattttgttaattttttaagacataatgcatgttttctgtttgcttagattacttagtttgaagtgacttagaaaatatttaaaatgtcgAAATATTTTTTCGTTTTTACCTTGTGTCTCAGAATAtaaaaagataatattttttattttttgggacAAATGTATTTCAAGACTTCTGtttataaatcaatatttaGAATTTTTACGACATTATTGTATTCTCtattcaaaatttttgtatTTAGATTGAGAGAAGGTatttgaatttgagtttttatgtgCTTGCTTATATCATTTTTGTAGTATTATTTATTGTGAAAATAATAGGtagattaaaaaaatttggcaGGTTTAGGAGTCCTCTTGTGGACGACAAACATGAATAAATTGTTAAAAGATATAATATCAAGTAGATTTTTGGTATGCGGTTTTGTTCTAATTCAATGATTATGCATGACAGCATGAATCtaaattttcattatataaCCAGTTAACGCATGCTTCGTTGTTGCAAGATATATTTTTGTCAATggtctaatatttttctttggtttaagaaaaattgtgtgactttatattatatttttacgaCTATTTTTATTAATGGTTTTATTAAAggatttttattgatgatttcgAGGCAccattttttcttttgtatgtttttttaaaatgtggAATATCTATGAAAATAATGACGTTAATAAGACGACTtctctttatttgaaaaaaatattggaaAATTTATACCAATTGTGAATAATATGagttattatttaatttgagagTGATTTATACTTTTTGTTGCTCGTATAAACTTTCATTTCTTTGTTATTGTTAAttgtactaaataaattatttttaaactttgagtTATCATTTTTCTCTTATCGAGATTGTTcgtgttatgatttttttactcatTTTGGTTAATATTGTTGGCGGTGATTGATTTTTCTTAAATTATATGATGTGTCttgttgtttatatgaaaataaatatgagAGTACACCAATCAAAACCACGTATTTTGGGTCTTCTGTGCTACGAAGATGGTAATAAATGGTttctattaaatatataatttcttgtttTCATACATATAGTCTACGAAATGcgtcaaattttgaacaaaaaatttAAGACAAATATAATAGACGAAAAAAGACatgttaaattaaaaataatgtagCGTATTGTTATGTCCTAATTTCTGTATGATATAATTCAAGCACATTTTTTATAGATATTTGAAATTAGGTCTAACTAAGTAACATggaacatatacatatatattaaatcGTATTTAAATCAAAATGTTAAGATCAAGAATGATTCAGATTTAAATTTCAACGAAGCACAATGAAGAAGAATTGTATGTGTACGTTAAGTGTTATATAGTGATTATGTTGCTATTCATGATTTGCGACATATGGATGCCATATAAAATGTCaatatttctaaaaaaataaaatagtttttcaaagagaaaaaaattcttCATTCAGAAAAAATACATGAAAACAAACTGTGCATAATTTTCATTCTATTTATAATGGCATGAGAATAATTCTAAAGTTTTGTGGACACAATAGATcaattttgtgcattttattgagACATTGAGTCAGTTTCACTTTATTTCCTCCAATATTATCTCGATATATTTCGAGGTGgctaaaatgtttttttttgtcTCTTTTTTTAGTCAAAGTATCTAACCAACTAATTCCTAAGATATTTGATGCTATCATAGAAAACTTCTCgccaaataaattcaattagccaaatattgaaattcaaatagAATTCTACAATATTTCGTAAAATTAATTCTGACTATCATAAAATGCTCATGAAATATAAACAATTGTATTATTATATGAGATATTGAATAAGACAAATACTTTgacatatatttgaatgatatctcatatgcatatcttaattatattattcgtgtcttttctcaagatttttaaaataccgTACTTAATTTTGTAAATCGttccacaagatataaaatatcataaaacaaaatgtaaactcaatagaaaaaaatttgttttatttcaataaataatataatattatgttctaGACACAACAAATGAGATTGAAATTATATCATCCTCATGACATGACGCACACAATCATTGTTCCAAAGCTTTCAAAAAATGACGAACGAGATGACttttctgaattttatcaaattaAACGAGGACACAATTATAAAATATAGTCATTTAAAGATATtttcaagtattttttttatcacagtgattgaaaaataattgttaaaaatttatGAGCCTTATATctatatgttgataatattgatactaaatatataaaaattatcacAAATATCACGATATTTGAAGAAGGTGCAACATCATTCATTGgttatgttgttgaagaatatatAGGTTATGCATATTTTTAGTCATAAGTGAAAATCTATCACGActacaaatatttttcttaagaAAATTTGGCACTTAAATCATGCCCAAAATTGTGCCAAATCTTAGCAAATTTGACTCCAAATATCCTTGTCATGGCTGATGATTTAGCTACCTAAATTGTGGGATTCATTTCTTGATTTCCACCCCTTGGTTGGCTCGAAATATGGTGCAAGCGATGGGAGGATTTGCTTCCATTCTCTTGGCTCAAGCTTGCATAATATCCAATCTTTAAGCACCAccatttttttttgtcaaaaatgtCTTGTATATTTCGAAATTTGCTTGCAATATTCATGTCTTAATTCTTCTAAACTTGTATGATATTctaattttgtatattttcttctcaattttcgaaaatatgcatGCCTTGGTGTAAATATTATTGACTTGATACTAAAGATTTCcaatatataaaatttctaatacAATGATTTCCAATATATTCCCACTTAATACAAGAATCCAAGATCCTAATTTCCTTACAAATAATAATTTACAATGCtataaaaagagaaaaatcaTGTTCTCACATATGATTGTCAAAAAACGAAAAATCATTTCACAACAAAACAATTAGTCTAAAAAATAAGATCATCAgataaaaacaatgtagaaaacTAAAAAAATGTCGTGATAAGAAAACAAACTACGATTATATCAGATCCTAGGTGAGGATtgtaaattaaataacataatagatGTTAAAAGTGATCAGATACTTGTTAATGGTTATATGTATattctaacaaaatacgacaaAGAGTTGTTGAGTTGTCAAAATCAACCAAGAAGCATATTGAAAAGTGTGTCAAGTGGATAAGATAAATTATCCGATTCACATAACGTCTATggtcatgattttttatttttcgtgGCTTGGTTTGTTTCAATTGATAAATGTTGTTAGCtatgttttaattcatttaaatatgatcaaaatttcgtacatatattttaaataacgaGTGGCGGACTTTTTCGTTCTAGAATTTTCTCCCTTCTCCCCTTTGTGATTGAGCCGGAAATAATTCACGTGGATCTTGGGATAAAAACATTTATTCAATACTGAGATACAAATAATATTGATTCCTTTGTATTCAATTTCCCAGCAAATGCCATATTCAAGatcacaatgcaaacacacgtTCTTGAATGAAGAAAACATAACCAAAATCCAAATCCTAAGGATGTATATATGCATATCTTTGTACAATTGCTTGCAGATGGATTTGTTACAAGCATAACATTGAAAATCAAAATAACTCAAAAgcattttttaaagaaaaagaaatggTATGAAAATATTTGTAATTTCTATGTATCTCCTCCCAGTTGAGGTTGCAGAAAATTGTTGAATACAAAGGAACTTCAAAATCTAGAGTTCTTGGTGAACTCTGAATAGTAGTAATCATGATTCTCTCTCCCGTGAGAGGGCCTCATTTTTTTCTGTTTTGgtcacattttaaataaaaccaaTTAATCCAAGAATTAAGTGTCTCCTTATGCACCAAAGCCTAATACTTTGGCTTCTGATCCTTTCATGATCCTCAGTTTCTTGCAGGATGACTTGAACATACTGCAAAATAATACTTTATGCATAAGAAAATGTGCGTGGTCGAATCTGCTTGTCCGGAGAAATTTATATAAAAGCTACagttattttctatttttacaTATATGTGAAGATAGGAGAGATTTAGATAGGGAATATTAGGGAACTCACTCCCATGGAACATCTCCAACAAGCATCAAATCACCATCTTTATCTTCATATGCAGGTGAATATTCCGATCCTTTGTACCCTCCCCTCTCTGAATATTCCCCTAATCGACCAAATTACAGCATGTGTTAAGAGCAATCCCAATAATCATTACTAACCGGGAAGAAAAGAAATGAAAACATACATATATCCCTTACCTATTGAGAGTTTGAACATATTTTCTAAAGCCCGGAGGAGTTGTGAGTATCCATCGTAAACTTTGAGATCAATCTTTCTAAGGTAAGGGACACCATCCATGCTAACTTTCACGTAAATCCCTGGTTCAGATTCAGAATGCATCTTCATCTGGACATTGCTTTTCCGGTAAGACCTCACCGGCGGCCATCCGACTATCTGTGCCCTGGAACCAGTAAGTAATCACCATTCACCAACCAAACATGTCAGTTACTTATAAGTAATATATGATACCACCGCTAAAAGATGAGAGGCAATTAATGGGTCTCTTACTTGGGCGCTGGTGGGATTTCGGGTGCAGAAGAAGCGACCTCCGATCCGCTATTCGATTCAGGCAAGGCGCGCTTGTTGTTCTTTTGAGTTTTCACCATTTCTTCACATTCATCCGTGCCTGGTAATCCCAATCTCAGTTCAGTTGCCTTGAAATTCAGATCACTTTCCATTTTCTTGATAGCAAACAATATATGGTATGTGGAACAAAACTAAAACTGAACCGAACCCTTTTGTTTACAATATTTGTAGTGTGTGTTTCTTGGAGAAAGCGTTTGGCAACAAAAAAATGAGAGTTGATTTGGTGCATGAATTTGGAGTTAATAATGGTGTTTTAGTGCATGAATTTGGGACAAAGCAAGATTAAGATGTCTGCAGTATTGGCAGCAATTATGAGGCAAGGGATCCCATATTTAGGGGACAGGAGAGGGACAAACTCGGCCGCCCATATGGATTACTTTTTTCCATACAGTCAAGATGCGTTTTGGGGGGAAGTAAACAAATTTTCATAATTAGATACAAagtctattattattattatttttttccaaattatgtGATACTCTAAAGATTTTTTTATAGATAAAAAAATGAAGGGTTTGTCTTGTGTGTCCTAATAAAATTTTGTCGAATGAGTTGCCATGGTTTGGAGGTCCAATTCAAAcaaattttaagaatataatGTTTAATATCTCTAATCAATATTAAGCGTATAATATTTGCTTAAATGCATGAATTGTGAGTACCAACACATAATCTTGTAGAAAATAaagtaataaatttaataatttatgcGACATGAATACAGAGTAACATGTTTAAACATTGTTTTGGTAGTATGCTTGGCATGATATGGAGTTGAATTCCATGTGAATGGAGATGGTCCACTTGGGTGTTAGGTATTGGGCATGTAGGCCTAAATGATTCTTGGCAGGGTGGCCATAttgccattttttttaaattttgaaacgaATATTTGCACATACACTACTACTTACTTCTGTCATGATACCTTGAATTACTCATTACTCAAATTGTGAATGAATGAATATATGGTTGGGAAATCCAGGTAACATGCAACGTGCTGATCTGCTCTTGGAAGACCTGGGAGGTTGTCTATGTTAGAGTGTTAAACTTATTTTGTTATTATTCTTAATACACGCTACCGCtgcatatatacatacatagatatatatagatatcaaGATGAAATCTTGAGGAATGTTCATTGTATCTGCTAATGCAATTGACCATTTGATTGATTTTGCTCTTTCATTCCTCTGTCAAGATATTTATGGAGAAATTAAGAAGATTACATTAATCTGAACTGATCATTCTATGTAAATTATAATAGTAAAGCTAACAAACACGCGTCCGCGTGATGCAAAACACCAGAGGGGATCTGGCTGGCTCCAACGTAACATACACAGACCAGATATAATTAGCTTTCTTGATAGGGGAGATGTATgtgtttgaaagaaaaaactTCTCGCCTCATAGTGTAAGCTAATGATATAGACATATATATCACAAGCAGCACGTAATTAGCTACGTATTGGATTTATCATAATTAAAGATACTGATGCATAACAAACCATCAAGGTTTAGGCGAGACATGCATTAATGTGAAAGCAAAATGTTAGATATAACCTAAGGTTTTTTTTTGGTATGAGAAgtttattaaaataatcatatttatcatGAAATTGATAgagatatttgatttttttcatAATAACACAGAGTTTCCTAACAAAAAATGTTATCAAAACTTTTCATAAGACAAATTACAACAGTTGGCTGTCCTTAATTCATAAAATATAGATTGAGAAGGGTATATTCTCAAAGCAAACAAACATTTTCGAACGTGCATGATATCCCAACATTTAAGCGTAAAAGCGCCTAATTTTGCTCTCTCATAAAGTTAAAATACCACATTAGGGCGTAAACCCATTAATCATTATGCTTTAGATAGTCGGTGCAAAGAACACAACACATACCATGTGTGTGTATAATAGGTTTTCCGTGAGACTCGTTGACCCGATTTTTATACAGaacgaaaaataatatttttacatgTGTCGGGTCGAATACGAGACTTGTATAACAAAATTGacttgtgagactgtctcatacATTTTgtgtaatatatattataaacttttaaaatttaaaatatcattgaaACAAGCTAAGTGGTGCATGTTTATAGAACTATATATCTTACAGGCTAGCATGTACCCATGGATGGGATTTGAATGGATCTTCTTGATACATACATGTTGGATCCTGAATCGGGTGGCCCGACTAGATAGCTATTATATTCTCCCACTTGCCTGTTTACATTTTAGTTGTTGTACGTACAAGCCAGCTAGGAAATTAAGAAGATGGTTCCTAGAAAGCCCAGCTAGCTCTCCTCTGTTGCCTAGCATGCTAAGACTCGCTCATTTCTCCACGTTACGCCACCATCACCATACGAACCTCCAACTTTATGCATTAATATTACACGTTAAATTAATTGTTTCTGTTCTGCAGACGACGACACTTACCCTACGTACGTTtataatgtgtgtgtgtgtgtgtgtacttTTACATTcagattttatattttattaaaataagtaAATATCTATGTATGTAGATATAAGCTGGCGAGAATAAGAAGACGACAATGTCGAAATCCGATTTGTAGTTACTCTCGTCGAGATTAATGAGAGAGCCCATTTTCAGTCACGCGAATGGTCCCTTCACGGGGAATAATTTTGACGTGTTCATGAATCGATTGATTCATCTTGAGAATGATTGAATTTCCATATTACTTATGATATATATCTCTGGTGTTCTACGGAATGGATTGATATTCCACAAATAATTAGTTTTAGCTTTATACCACAGTATAAATTTTAAGTTTGAGCATGGCCATCTTTATAAATTGCTTCAATTTACTTCAATACATATGTTGTAAGTAAATTGTAACACAATCAAAATTCAAAGAGTAGgctattgtgagacggtctcacgaatctttatctgtgaaacgggtcaactctaccgatattcacaataaaaagtaatactcttagaataaaatgtaatatattttcatggataattcaaataagagatctgtctcacaaaatacgactcgtgagaccgtctcacacaagtttttgctcttTTGCAAATACTTCGATAAGGATGTacttggtattttattaaaaaatggtcATTTCTTTATCAAACACTCTAACTTGAGAAATTTTCAGTTTTTAATTTTCAAACATTACGCACTACTTCACAATCTACAATATTTTGTCAACACTCCCccttaattttctttttttaaaaaaaaatataatgataAGAATAAAGAGGAaggatttattatttaaatgattcAAAATTTTGTAAAAGATACTTAAAAACAAGAAAATGGATCATTAAAAATTCCCTCAATGTTACGTAAATAGTGAATAAATTCCTGTTTTAGCTGATTCTTTAACTTGCCAACTGGTTttgagaagaaaacaaaaactAATTTACAAAAATTCCCCGTAGAATCAGAATTCGAATGGGCTATTTGGAAC
This window contains:
- the LOC142518439 gene encoding auxin-induced protein 22D-like, yielding MESDLNFKATELRLGLPGTDECEEMVKTQKNNKRALPESNSGSEVASSAPEIPPAPKAQIVGWPPVRSYRKSNVQMKMHSESEPGIYVKVSMDGVPYLRKIDLKVYDGYSQLLRALENMFKLSIGEYSERGGYKGSEYSPAYEDKDGDLMLVGDVPWDMFKSSCKKLRIMKGSEAKVLGFGA